Proteins from a single region of Xiphias gladius isolate SHS-SW01 ecotype Sanya breed wild chromosome 2, ASM1685928v1, whole genome shotgun sequence:
- the LOC120800701 gene encoding troponin I, slow skeletal muscle-like → MNPKGDKPKSKISASRKLSLKMLLLQRACDDLERETQDREEEKVRYLGEKLPPLQLSGLSMDELQNLCKQLHAKIDTVDEERYDCEYKVGKHNKDIHELKLKIQDLGGKFKKPALRKVRVSADEMMRALLGSKHKGSMDLRANLKSVKKEDVKQDKVHTNEVGDWRKNVEAMSGMEGRKKMFDTGGGAQ, encoded by the exons ATGAATCCCAAAGGGGATAAG CCGAAGTCGAAGATTTCGGCTTCTCGCAAGCTCTCCCTCAAG ATGCTACTCCTCCAAAGAGCCTGTGACGATTTGGAGAGGGAGACCCaggacagggaggaagagaaagtgcGTTATCTAGGAGAGAAGTTGCCCCCTTTGCAACTGTCTGGATTGTCAATGGATGAGCTACAA aatctATGCAAGCAGCTTCATGCAAAAATTGATACTGTGGATGAGGAGAGATATGACTGTGAATACAAAGTGGGCAAGCACAACAAAGAT atccaTGAGCTGAAGCTGAAGATACAGGACCTTGGAGGCAAGTTCAAAAAACCTGCCCTGAGGAAGGTGAGGGTGTCAGCCGATGAGATGATGAGAGCTCTCCTGGGCTCCAAACACAAGGGCTCGATGGACCTCAGAGCTAACCTCAAGTCTGTGAAGAAGGAGGACGTCAAACAAGACAAG GTGCATACTAATGAAGTGGGTGACTGGCGTAAGAATGTGGAGGCCATGTCAGGCATGGAGGGCCGCAAGAAGATGTTCGATACAGGCGGCGGAGCACAGTGA